One stretch of Pradoshia sp. D12 DNA includes these proteins:
- the spoIIE gene encoding stage II sporulation protein E translates to MDKTQSTMYGSVTDVQYDAGKWNPTQLVDKYVTKLEDYFVKQGYILVVLGFLLGRALILSQLAPFSLPFFAAVYMMRRERSPLVMVASIGGALTISWSAGLSLFASCALFLLLYKLRQPSVENQFKVVGVYVLIAMGIAGATERYLKYMKFEIYDAMMIGVEAGLALILTMIFIQCIPLIAMKKSPQGLRTEEVISLIIMLASVMTGTIGWSIYHISLDHTLSRYLVLLFAVSGGASIGSTVGVVTGLIFSLANLSNLFQMSLLAFSGLLGGLLKEGKKIGASLGLIIATLLIGLYGEGSQNISVTLYESLLAIALFFMTPATLISKVAKHIPGTAEHTNEQQRYVRRVRDVTAQRVNQFSSVFQALSNSFSQMEEQTTKEVEKERELDYFLSNVTEKTCQTCFKKDHCWAKNFDYTYGMMGELVESLQDESGQVPQATQREWKRFCTRYDKVTEAMLQEISYYNANQKLKKQVRESRKLVADQLQGVSKVMEDFAKEITKERENLHIHEEQLLDSIRGFGLDIHQIEIYSLEQGNVDIDMQIPDCEGSGVGEKLIGPMLSDILEEHIIVYKEECSSFQGGLCRLTFRSAKRYTVETGVAHAAKGGGLVSGDSYTMIDIGKGKHAIAISDGMGNGERAHNESSETLGLLQKILESGIEEKVAIKSINSILSLRTTDEIFSTLDLSMIDLQDASVKFLKVGSTPSFIKRGQQVTKIQSNNLPIGIIKEFDVDVVHDQLKAGDLLIMMSDGIFEGPKHVENYEAWMIRKIREIGTDRPQEIADIILEEVIRTSSGKIEDDMTIVVAQINHNIPKWTSIPVGAKKKKAQ, encoded by the coding sequence GTGGATAAAACACAAAGTACAATGTATGGATCGGTAACGGATGTTCAATATGATGCTGGCAAATGGAATCCTACTCAATTAGTGGACAAGTATGTAACGAAGCTAGAGGATTACTTCGTGAAACAAGGATATATATTAGTAGTTTTGGGATTTCTCCTGGGAAGGGCGCTTATCCTTTCACAGTTGGCTCCTTTTTCTCTCCCATTCTTTGCAGCAGTATACATGATGAGGCGGGAACGTTCTCCGCTTGTTATGGTCGCCTCAATAGGAGGTGCGTTAACAATCTCCTGGTCAGCAGGTTTAAGTTTATTTGCTTCATGTGCCTTATTCCTCCTCTTATATAAGCTAAGACAGCCATCAGTGGAGAATCAATTTAAAGTTGTTGGTGTATATGTTTTAATAGCCATGGGAATTGCAGGAGCAACGGAACGCTATTTGAAATATATGAAGTTTGAGATATACGATGCCATGATGATCGGTGTTGAAGCAGGTTTAGCTCTTATTCTTACCATGATTTTTATTCAATGTATCCCACTGATTGCTATGAAAAAAAGTCCACAGGGACTAAGGACAGAGGAAGTTATCAGTTTGATTATCATGCTGGCCTCTGTTATGACCGGTACGATCGGCTGGTCGATTTATCATATATCTCTTGATCATACATTGAGCAGATACTTAGTTCTCCTTTTTGCAGTCTCTGGAGGAGCCTCAATTGGATCGACAGTAGGAGTGGTAACTGGTTTAATATTCAGTCTGGCCAATCTGAGCAACCTTTTCCAGATGAGCTTATTGGCCTTCTCTGGTTTACTAGGAGGCCTTCTTAAAGAAGGGAAAAAAATAGGGGCATCATTAGGTTTAATAATTGCCACATTATTAATTGGCCTTTATGGGGAAGGGAGTCAAAATATATCAGTAACTCTATATGAATCTTTATTGGCTATTGCTTTATTTTTTATGACCCCTGCTACCCTTATTTCAAAAGTAGCCAAACATATTCCTGGAACAGCAGAGCATACGAATGAACAGCAACGTTATGTCAGGAGGGTCAGAGATGTTACTGCGCAAAGAGTGAATCAATTTTCATCTGTTTTCCAGGCTTTATCGAATAGTTTTTCACAGATGGAGGAACAAACAACGAAGGAGGTAGAAAAGGAACGTGAGTTGGATTATTTTCTTAGCAATGTGACTGAAAAAACATGCCAGACCTGTTTCAAAAAGGATCATTGCTGGGCGAAGAATTTTGATTATACGTATGGAATGATGGGAGAGTTGGTTGAGAGTTTACAGGACGAGTCCGGGCAAGTTCCGCAGGCCACGCAGAGAGAATGGAAACGGTTCTGTACAAGATATGATAAAGTGACGGAGGCGATGCTTCAGGAGATCTCTTATTACAATGCAAACCAAAAATTAAAAAAACAAGTGAGAGAAAGTAGAAAGCTCGTGGCAGATCAACTCCAGGGAGTTTCAAAGGTAATGGAGGACTTTGCTAAGGAGATTACAAAAGAACGCGAAAATCTCCATATTCATGAAGAACAATTACTGGATTCCATACGGGGGTTCGGTTTGGATATCCACCAAATAGAAATTTATTCCCTGGAACAAGGGAATGTTGATATAGATATGCAAATCCCAGATTGCGAGGGAAGTGGTGTAGGTGAGAAATTAATTGGCCCCATGCTCTCAGATATATTGGAAGAGCATATCATTGTTTACAAAGAAGAGTGCAGTTCGTTTCAGGGAGGTTTATGCCGCTTAACATTCCGTTCTGCCAAACGCTACACAGTAGAAACTGGTGTAGCCCATGCTGCAAAGGGAGGAGGGCTTGTATCAGGGGACAGTTACACCATGATTGACATCGGAAAAGGGAAGCATGCGATTGCCATTAGTGATGGCATGGGAAATGGAGAAAGGGCCCATAATGAAAGCTCAGAAACCTTAGGGCTACTGCAAAAAATACTAGAGTCTGGAATAGAGGAAAAGGTAGCTATTAAATCGATTAACTCGATTCTCTCATTGCGGACTACAGATGAAATCTTTTCAACACTTGACTTATCGATGATTGATTTGCAGGATGCGAGTGTGAAATTTTTAAAAGTGGGTTCAACTCCAAGCTTTATAAAGAGAGGGCAGCAGGTTACGAAAATCCAATCTAATAACTTGCCAATTGGTATTATCAAAGAATTTGATGTGGATGTGGTTCATGACCAATTAAAGGCCGGTGACCTTTTAATTATGATGAGTGATGGAATATTTGAGGGGCCAAAACATGTAGAAAATTATGAAGCATGGATGATTAGAAAGATTAGAGAAATCGGGACTGACAGGCCACAGGAAATAGCTGATATTATTCTCGAGGAGGTAATCAGGACAAGCTCAGGAAAAATTGAAGATGATATGACAATTGTCGTCGCACAAATCAATCATAATATTCCAAAATGGACAAGTATACCTGTCGGTGCCAAGAAGAAAAAAGCTCAATAA
- a CDS encoding VWA domain-containing protein, which yields MKTGTVKQILLLTDGCSNQGESPTAMAALAREEGITVNVIGVMDKDIIDEGGMQEIENIASSGAGIHQIVYAEQLSQTVQMVTRKAMNQTIQGVVNKELQQILGNHITMEELPPDKRGEVMEVVEDLGEKVKMEVLVLVDTSASMKHKLPTVKEALIDLSISLNARSGENQFSVFIFPGKRTEVERVMDWSPRLESLSKIFAKLTTGGITPTGPAIREAIKYFNKESSIRRIVGDDDQYFEETM from the coding sequence ATGAAGACAGGTACAGTTAAACAAATATTATTGCTGACAGACGGCTGCTCCAATCAGGGAGAGAGCCCGACAGCGATGGCTGCACTAGCACGTGAGGAAGGAATTACTGTAAATGTAATTGGTGTTATGGATAAGGACATTATAGACGAGGGGGGAATGCAAGAGATTGAGAATATAGCATCATCTGGTGCTGGCATTCATCAAATCGTCTATGCTGAGCAATTATCACAAACTGTACAAATGGTCACTAGGAAGGCAATGAACCAAACGATACAGGGCGTAGTGAATAAAGAGCTTCAGCAAATATTGGGGAATCATATCACTATGGAAGAATTACCACCTGATAAACGCGGCGAGGTAATGGAGGTAGTGGAGGATCTGGGAGAAAAAGTAAAAATGGAGGTTCTTGTATTGGTTGATACAAGTGCCAGTATGAAGCATAAGCTGCCAACGGTTAAAGAGGCGCTTATAGATTTGTCTATAAGTCTAAATGCGAGAAGTGGTGAAAATCAGTTCTCAGTTTTTATATTTCCCGGGAAAAGAACCGAAGTGGAAAGAGTAATGGATTGGAGTCCTAGACTTGAATCTCTTTCTAAAATTTTCGCCAAATTAACGACTGGAGGGATTACCCCGACTGGTCCGGCTATTCGTGAGGCCATTAAGTATTTTAATAAAGAGTCTTCTATAAGGAGAATAGTAGGCGACGATGATCAATACTTCGAAGAAACCATGTAG
- a CDS encoding protein kinase domain-containing protein codes for MINTSKKPCSFPIGSVIRGKWHHKSYIIRKELGYGANGIVYLADSSDGSVAIKFSDNSATIAAEVNVLKSFAKVQGISLGPYLIDVDDCIGSGKIIPFYVMEYISGDSFLTFVQKRSSDWLGVLMLQLLNSLEEMHKLGWVFGDLKPENLIVQLPDFKVRFIDVGGTTQIGRAIKEYTEYFDRGYWELGGRRAEPSYDLFALAMIVINAAYQKRFNKNGEGINQLKELVKNKQELRELESILLKALKGHYITATDMKKEVISHLHTKQTATRTAVKKNTPVNTSRVQMRKRKSNDKSSFFETFFLVAIITLLYAFYMFGQVV; via the coding sequence ATGATCAATACTTCGAAGAAACCATGTAGCTTCCCAATTGGATCAGTAATCAGGGGCAAATGGCATCATAAGAGTTATATCATTCGAAAAGAATTAGGGTATGGCGCTAATGGAATTGTTTACCTCGCAGATTCTTCGGATGGATCAGTAGCAATCAAGTTTAGTGATAACAGTGCTACTATTGCTGCAGAAGTAAATGTATTAAAATCATTTGCAAAGGTCCAGGGAATATCCCTAGGACCTTATTTGATAGATGTGGATGATTGTATAGGGAGTGGAAAAATTATTCCTTTCTACGTGATGGAGTATATTTCCGGAGATTCCTTTCTAACGTTTGTGCAAAAAAGAAGTTCAGATTGGCTTGGTGTACTCATGCTGCAGCTTCTAAACAGCCTTGAGGAAATGCATAAGCTAGGATGGGTTTTTGGGGATTTAAAACCTGAAAACTTGATAGTACAATTACCCGATTTTAAAGTCCGTTTTATAGATGTAGGAGGAACCACGCAAATCGGTCGTGCGATTAAAGAATACACTGAGTATTTTGACCGGGGATATTGGGAGCTGGGGGGCAGAAGAGCAGAGCCATCATATGATTTATTTGCGCTCGCTATGATAGTGATCAATGCAGCCTATCAAAAAAGGTTTAATAAAAACGGAGAAGGAATTAACCAATTAAAGGAATTGGTGAAAAACAAGCAGGAACTCAGAGAGTTGGAGTCCATTCTTTTAAAAGCTTTGAAGGGTCATTACATAACGGCAACTGATATGAAAAAGGAAGTCATATCTCATTTACACACAAAACAAACCGCTACCCGCACCGCTGTAAAAAAGAATACTCCAGTTAACACCAGTCGAGTACAGATGAGGAAACGAAAATCCAATGATAAAAGCAGTTTCTTTGAAACGTTTTTTTTAGTTGCTATCATTACTTTGCTTTATGCATTTTATATGTTTGGTCAAGTTGTATAA